The Elgaria multicarinata webbii isolate HBS135686 ecotype San Diego chromosome 7, rElgMul1.1.pri, whole genome shotgun sequence nucleotide sequence cctcaaagaaggccgcTTTTAGCCCTTTGAATTTACTCcggcactgctcagcagtgcgggagtagcccgtgatcgagaggctccttgcagccctcctgaaaatgtcaatagtctggaggctggagTTCCTCATGAGGTGCTCCaccctcccagactgcaggaggagctcaaggagcatcttgatctcgggctcctgccagtaggcgaccctccgaggctccatcttgaccggggtaggcctCACGTTCGTGCCCCATTGACGTTTTTTGGAATTGTGCACTTTTGTACATGCGCAAATAAGTGGCCGATGCCAATGAGCAGAGACTCAGGAAGATTAGACGTGGTGcagtttgaatggtttttattgaatacatgtggtgcggaGGACGTTACactggggtaaaggactggaaggactgcacaggggaacAAGCACAGTCCAGTTTGAGGAGAcaggctgtcagcggcggttagcccacaggaagTCTTTGATGgcatcccgcaccttgtgcccttcccgggtgtggcgattggcctcattgacgtagggctcacccagagtagccagctcaacagcattgtgctccgccgcctccacgagcatggcATGCCCCTTGGTTttgcagatgttgtgcaggatgacaAAAGCACTGATGACTGGGGGGATGTTTTCTTCcgccagctccaggcgcacgcctatgctccgccacctccccttgagtCGCCCGAActcctgctccaccacaaggcgtgctcgcctaagacagcgattgaagtgggcttgctgtggagtgactgccccaccatagggtttcatcagcCACTCGCGCAAAGGGTACGTGCCATCCGCCACAATGAGGGGTGGGATCTGCTGCCCCCGCAATCTGATGGTGAGATGGGTAGGCACGAAGAGACCTGCATCCATTGTCTCACAGAGGGCTGAGTTGGCAAAGATGTAGGCATCATGGctcttgccgctccatcctatttccgcATTGATGAACCGGCCTCTGTGGTCGCACGTCctctgcagaatcatggagtactcatccttcctgtttatATATTCTGAGGCTTGCCTTATTGGGCATTGGATAGAAATGTGGGTTCCATCTACCGCccccacacaatgagggaaccctAGCGCCCCAAAACCATTCATGATCTGCGAGACAGAAAACACAGAGGGCATATTACTGACACGTGCATTGTTTCCGGATTTGCAGACGTCTGCAAAAGTTAGCACCTGTTCCAAGcgcattcccacccccaccccccccaccctccactcatctctgccacgttcccaatcttgactgtttGTGCTAGGAGGCTCAtctccatggcaaagcacacctctaggactatttgtgccgccgtagagcaCCCTACCctgaactgctctgctgtggtcctgtagacgcagggggtagccagcctccatatgGTGATGGCTAGccgtttctccactgggataggtctcCGCAGGACAGTGAGGCTCCTCTTCAGATGCAGCCGCAACTCCTCTACGATTTCAAAAAATGTGCCCCTGTTCATGCGGAAgtggctcagccattgctcatcgtcccactccttcagAACAAAGTtttcccaccagtccttgctcatCGGCCGGACCCAGAAGCAGCGGCGGTGACTTGTGCGGCACACATAATCTCCATACGCGGCCACcatggctagcctcgttcggcaCAGGGCGGCCCATAGCTTGGCGCGGTGGCGTACCCACCTCTTTATTTCTTCCTCCCACTGCCGCCGTCTGGCAGCAGCCGCCGCACAGAACCGCTGATACTCCGCCACAGCCCTGTTGACCATGGCTATGCCCATGAGAAGGGCGCCAATGGCTACCTCAGGGCGAATCTCCATAGCTCCCCTCCCATGGCTATCGCTTCCCGCAgagacgcgcacacacacaggcacctCTCCTTCCCTCATATGCTGCTTGCagacaatgcgcttccgctggcgtagctgtttctgggctgctgtcATGCCTATGCCCAGATGTGGATTGGCTCCATGGGAtgagggggagggcacagagccAGTCATCGCCAGCGAcactcagaggcgtgatgggatatgtaggcgcagagtgcccatgcagacgacggTCCTCGGGTCACAGTGCACCTgccatgacccccatcaggaagtgacagcatcaatgttgccgctcaacaccACTCGTTCCCATCGTCGCAGCAccgctggccgcgccccctgtggATCATCCCCCAacgccaactggctcccctgtgcccagcctgagggggggtggcatgcagcagcagcagcagcgccacttcagctgccaccgccgccactggCAATCTAGGCGGATTGCGCTCTTtcacacttgcgcaaatcgtgcggTGGGCAAAAAAAACACACGGAAATCagcccggtgtggctgcgcaacccgtgctTGAGCCGGCAGCAggacaaccggagcaaactcccgcagccagccctctccaataccggcataatccacacaaggtgtggaccatcaggcatcacacctgaacgggaaaatccggtttcacccctcacggaacacccggtaggtctagcaaggcccttagtgtgttgtctgaacagggttgttgtgtttaatgttttaccacagctttcctcaacttggcaccctccagatgtatcggACTACAATCCCGAAGTATTGGCTAAGGACTGTGTGAATTGTAGTTTCAGTTATTGCctttgtccatgctggctggaggattctaCTCCAAGACATCTGAAAAGCACCAGCTTAGGGAAGGCTAGGCTACGTTTCTTATttgattatggtttttattttctgaatgtTTTGTAAACCACGCTGGTTGGCTTCTGAaagacaatggccccattcagaagacaccttaaaccatggctttaaccgtggtggttaagccagaaagctgggccgtgttcagaagacaccttaaacaatggctttaaccatggtggttaaggcaggaagctgggctgtgttcagaagacaccttaaacaatggcttaaaccatggtggttaaggcaggaagctgggctgtgttcagaagacaccttaaacaatggctttaaccatggtggttaaggcaggaagctgggctgtgttcagaagacaccttaaacaatggcttaaaccatggtggttaaggcaggaagctgggctgtgttcagaaaacaccttaaacaatggcttaaaccatggtggttaagccagaaagctgggccgtgttcagaaaacaccttaaacaatggctttaaccatggtggttaaggcaggaagctgggccgtgttcagaagacaccttaaacaatggctttaaccatggtggttaaggcaggaagctgggctgtgttcagaagacaccttaaacaatggctttaaccgtggtggttaagccagaaagctgggccgtgttcagaagacaccttaaacaatggctttaaccatggtggttaaggcaggaagctgggccgtgttcagaagacaccttaaacaatggctttaaccatggtggttaaggcaggaagctgggctgtgttcagaagacaccttaaacaatggctttaaccatggtggttaaggcaggaagctgggctgtgttcagaaaacaccttaaaccatggtttaaaccacaGTGActgaggcaaaaagccttattcaccgtggttaaagccatggtttaaagtgtcttctgaagacagcctggctttctggcttaaccactatggttaaagccatggtttaaggtgtcttctgaacggggccagtataGAACTACAATTGAATATTGACAAGTAataaaatgtctggaaggcaccagcttccCTATCTCTGCGGCTCAAGCAAGCATGGCCTGAGGACACAAGCATGCTGAGGCTAAGCAGGACTGGATCTCACCCGGGCCTGGAAGGAAGACCACTGGAGACCCCTACAAATGCTGCCTTGTTCCATTATGAAaggaaaatgggatataaatgtaagataacggcttttaatgctttatgtgtgtatgttctgtgttttagaattttaaattttgtatacttgtttttatcttaattttggaatttctgtaaaccgcccagagagccctggctatgggagtggtatataagtgtaataaaataaataaataaataaataagatagatGCTGCTGCTGTACAATATCTTGTGCAATTAGTCACGTTGTATTAAACAAACAATGATAAAGGATAAGGCAAATACTAAGAATCGAACTGTGTTTATTCAAGTTCAGAAAGCACAGGAAAGCTACATTCTGAACACTGTCCCAACTGGACACACTGTTTTAGATAAAATGTAATAGGCAAAAAACTGGGTTCGTAGCAAatgtttatacaggaaaaaaaggaaaagagatcaTCAGGTGTTATTTCCCACTTGTCCCAGTTTCCTCCTGCTGATGACCCATTaagcaaaacaatgttaaggcccctTGAATAACTGAAAGCCCCACAAAGGGATTTGGAATGTTTTGGTCCAGGAGAGTTTTGACCTTTATTTGGCACAAGATTATTTCAAGTACCTGCGGGGTTTCTCATCAGGGCCTGCACAAAATTCTGCAGCCTTAAGAAGGCAGTGCTGTCTAACAAAATACTCCCCTAAGTATATCTCTAAGCCTGGTACAATGTTTGGTCTGGTACAACGTTGTGATTAAAAGCAATCAAGCTAAATGCCATTATTAATATACAAACTTTTGCATTTTTTGTTcttcattttggggggggggtttcctcgaTGCAGTCAACCTGCTCTTATTTTATAAGCGTGCAGAAATTTTGCAATCACAGCCTGGGTCCAAAGAGATAGAAGAAGCTGGCCAGGATCCCAACAGCCAAGACCAAGTGGTTAGTTTTGACACTGGAAGCTCCGCTGATATTGCATAAGAAAGATGAGCAGCAGTTCACGGACACAGCTGCAACGCCAATGTTGACCCCCGCTGATGGGCAAACTGGAACACAGCCTTTGCTGATGGACTGCGAGGAATAGCCACCTggcaggaagggaggaaggaaggaaggaaggaagagatcaGAAAGTTCTTCTTGAGTCCAGCACGTGAAGTTCTATTAGCATCAGAAGGGGGTGGCTCCCTCCCATGAGCTGGTACAGTGAAGTCCCTAGctcaaagctctcctttcagcCAAACCTACCATCATCTCCCATCTTGCTGGATataacaaccctataaggtagacCAGTGTTAGATTACTGGGACAATAGACAGGAAGCAGTTCCAGGACTTTGCAACaagtattagaatcatagaatagttgaattgaaaggggcctataaggccatggagtccaacccctgctcaatgcaggaatccaccctaaagcatccttgacagatggttgtccagctgcctcttgaaggcctctaagggtgggaaagcccacaacctctctaggtaactgattctattgtcatactgctctaacagtcaggaagtttttcctgatgtccagccgaaatctggcttcctgtcacttgagcccgttattccatgtcctgcactctgggaggatcgagaagagatgctggccctcctctgtgggacaacctttcaagtatttgaagagttctatcatgtcagcTGTagggtatgctgtagggtggattcctgcattgagcaggggattggactcgatggccttataggccccttccaactctactattctatgattctaccatagAGTAAAATGAACTTACCAAGTGATGCCCCTATATATGTTGTAGCACAGTAGTTGTCGGAGTCTGAACAAATTTGCCACCTCCAGCAGCCCCAGTTGGATTCGGCTCCATCACAAGACCAGCACACCAGGGAGAAAGCTGAAAAACATTTAGAACAGCCCCCAAGTTAGACACATACTGAAATAATCTCCTGGTTCTAGCTCAAGGGTAAGGAATGattgtgccacgacacaggctctcaACAACAGTCCTGTCCGcagacactcgctgctcaagcaAAGTGCCACAACTTcggagcctgaggtgagggacaaacaccacctttctacaaactatgtggagaaagaaggggttcaacaggaatgatttcaggaataaaacaatgcgctgtgaattatatgtgcagatggtgaattaatgtcagaacgggtgttatatgtatagaactgcagatgataaatgccaaggagacgcgtgggatttttgtggtagtaaaacaaactgaataaaaaattatatccatgttcacaaactttgtttcataataaaacttttcagacccttgtcaaaacctctcatccaaacctttctctcttctcatgcacactttcctttctctcacaccttcactcttgaacttgcTTTATTATCAGGGTTGTTTAATagacaccaactgactatctgcacactacactcaaaagacaacccgcTTTACcttgatcctctaattctccccttgaaccaaagtactttaaaaacacacacacccctttctatcaCCTccatcattcccttatatatcctcctcctcccccctcctaagatattcaatctccacccgctcaggtcaacattctaaacacaacagACGTACAAagcctagacatacattagggaactgagtTGTGGGGTGTAAGGCCACAATGATGTAATCTGCAGCCAACCTTGCTTCAAAACGGATCGTCGCAAGATAAATTCCTGCTTAGAACACAACTCCAATTACACCCCCGGTCACCAACAATGGCAGCTACGCCCAATTCGGAACAACATGttaaacaaacatgtagacaggggtgacttgggacattgtttacttgggacTTCCAAAAgccttttgataaagtccctgagcaaagactcctgaacaaacttagcagtcatggcataagagaggtcctcttatgaatcagtaactggttaaagaagagaaagcagagagtaggaataaatggtcagttctcccgatggagggaagcaAATCACGCCAAATATTCCATGAATGCCTCCATCTTGGCTTGCCATGGCAGCATACCTTTGTTATTCCACAACGGTATAATTTCTTAGCAAGGCATGGGAGCTCCATGTGCTGTAGCTCTTCAAGAAGTCGGGATGGCAACCTGTAGACTAGCAAAGCTCCTTCTGCTAGCCACGGGCAAATACTGCAGGCATCTCCGGTGGCTTTCGGGATGCCCCAAACTGCCACCTCCTTTGCTGCAGGAATCAAGGAATTCATCTTGACCATGCTTGAAGAATTGGAAGAATAGTTAACACAAGTGCCTACATTTCAAAAATGGAGTTTTTAATAccttatttctttgattctaagacgcacttttttcccatataaacatctctaaaaatggggtgtgtcttagaatcgcaggtgcgtttatctCTTagatcaaagctttttttctgttggtggtactgaaattagtgtgcgtcttacaatcgatggcgtcttagaattgaagaaatacagtagttttgCTAATTACTTTTAACATGTGTTTTAATTGCAACTGTACACTGATGCTGATATTCTAGGGGGAAAAAACTCTAAAAAGAACAGCTAAGTTCTTCACATTTATAGTAATCTCACCATTGTACAGTTATAatccattacattttttaaaaaaaatccaacagtGATAACAgttaatttatttgtttctttaattaGCATACCTGTTGCTGATTAATGTTATCTTTTGCTCTTGTTCTAACAAaattaaagcttttttaaaaaaaaccagcaacaacatcCTTACTGATTTGACCAAGAAATTGACCAAAGTTTTTTGGGGACAGGTCTATTTTAGGGGGGAAAGATGACCTTGCCAGACGTCAGACAAGAAAGGGATATATTTGCTATCTCTCTGAACTAGCCTGATGTCTTTGAAAAGGGGCATCAAAAAAGGAGAGCAGCAGAGAGGAAGATCCCGTTGGGAGGGAAAATGCCTTCTCATCTACCCAAACCCTTTTGAGATCTGGTGAAGAATGAGTTAAGTTGCCACATTTAAAAGAAGCCACgctcaaaaaagaagaaatagaggTGGGGCtgcagagcgtgttcagaggagggcaaccaggatgatcaggggtctggaaacaaagtcctatgaagagagactgaaagaactgggcatgtttagcctagagaagagaagattgaggggagacataagagcactcttcaaatacttaaaaggttgtcacacagaggagggccaggatctcttctcgatcctcccagagtgcaggacacggaacaacaggctcaagttaaaggaagccagattccagctgaacatcaggaaaaacttcctgactgttagagcagtacgacaatggaaccagtgacctagggaggtgggctctcccacactagaggccttcaagaggcagctggacagccatccatcagggatgctttagggtggtttcctgcattgagcagggggttggactcgatggccttgtaggccccttccaactctgctattctatgattctatgagtcttcTGCACACATACTTAGGCAGGGAATGTTTTCCCCAGCCTCAGCCCATGAGCAACAGGACTGGAAAGGAAGATTTTGCTCTCATTAGGTAGTTTGTGAAGTCATAGTTATAAACAGCACTATCTGGAAGCAAGGCCAAGTTATGTAGTAGAGATAAGGTGGTCAGGAAGTAAAGTCTTATATAAATTACAAGTTTTATTTATATGGTCTTATCTGGCAGTTTGGCTCTGCTCCCAGGTACGCTTTCCTTTGCAGAACTGGCTTAGGAGATACCTCTGGATGCAAAGTTGTGTCGGGGGGGGTGTGCCCCTGTTTGCTCAGCTACAATAAGATGGAATTGCCCAGACATTGGTCATTTTAAGGGGCAATCGCAAGCCCActttaggtatttttaacatacacATAATTAATGTGTGCGTCGGGGTGGGTGGCAGAGTGTACCAGCATTCACCATACTGACGTGTGGAGAAGAGACCAAAGATTTTCTGGTAATGAATGCCTGCATGCCGGTGATGTGGTCTGCTAGCACTGCGACCCCCTCACCCGACCCCCTGTGCACGCTCATTATCGGAAGCTGCTGTAtaccaggggccttgctagacctgccgggataagccggcagggaggcggggcgacggcgtgctaagtttaacgcgcgccgcccagcctcctagacggccgacccgcagggacgacggaagccctgcagcgtcggccatgtttttttttttttaaaggggccatgtggggcccgaagccgccggagaaggtaagggtttttttttaatttaatcccccccatccgcccccctcgccgtctccttcgtcgccctccgcccccccaccatctcctttgtcgccctccgcccccccaccatctccttcgtcgccctccgcccccccaccatctccttcgtcgccctctgccatcacctcgctgtctccttcgtcgccctctgccatcacctcgctgtctccttcgtcgccctctgccatcacctcgctgtctccttcgtcgccctctgccatcttccccccccccgatcacccacctcctggcacgatgggcacagcgcatcgtgccaggtccgtggcttttcgcggctcctcgcgagtaagcgaggagccgcgaaaagccgcggaactctccacactttccccagctccggcctgaggccggagctggggaaaaggcgcgccataagcgacttcgcttatggcgggtaagaccaggcctcagcgcggcctgtctgcggattcccctgtgcgtcatctggacgcacagcagggaagccgggacagaatgcgcgctaaggcctcgtctaggaaggccccaggtCATAGAAAGTCCGCTTGATTGACAGCAGGTGCCTTTCTTTGCGTGCAGAAGGGATCCAATCCCGCTAGCTCCAGTTTAAGAAGGACCACAGGCAGCAGAGGTGGGGGAAATCTTATTttgcctgaagcactgggagagCGGATTCATCCAATGTCTGTCCTGACTTTCAGCAACAGTCTAATTCCATTGCTACTCTGTATAAGGCCTGGTGAAGCCTGGTGGCTCtcatgtcaatggggtggtgattccactatgggtttcagtcagaacttggagagctcctttagagttctgactgaaacccaggccgtagctagacctaaggtttatcccaggattgtcctggggtcaaacatgttcatctaagtgccacgcagggcatccagcgctcaggcagggatgaacccgggatgatcctgggataaaccttaggtctagctatggccccagagtggatttaccaccccactgacatcagacctACCAGCCTTCCACTGCCAGCTTCCTCTGTAGCTATGGTTGGACATGCCTTCAACAGAGAACTGGGTGGTTTCTAGAGGGTTAGAGAAGGACCCAGACAAAGTTACGGCCTGATTTTGTGTACATTCCCAAAGCAGTAAGCAACCTCGATCTACATTTGAAATTCCAGAAGTTACCAGCCAGAGAATTCAGAAGTAACGGTGCAAGTCTCTTCCGCAATTTCAAATGGGGAATTCCATGTAGCTACCGTAttccttcgattgtaagacgccatcgattgtaagacgcacactaatttcagtaccaccaacagaaataaaaaccctaagacacacccgcgattctaagacgcaccccgtttttagagatgtttatatggggggggggaagtgtgtcttagaatcaaagaaatagggtagttcctTTGTGTCTGAAGGGGTTCTGAACACAGAGAAGTATAAATGAGTTTGTAGACTTTCCCACACAAAATTAAGTtgaacaaaaggaaaagagagctctggctattgggcggtatagaaatgtaataaataaataaataaataaaataaaaggggttgtttgtttgttttgtggatAATATGTAATACagggtttccccacccacccctgtagaGTCTCTAAGTTGTATGTATAGGTAATGTGGTGCAATAGTTAgagcagccaatggccatgctgcctagagatgatgggagttctagtccaaaacatctggagggcaccaggatgggttAGACGGTCAGAATACAACTGAGGGAAACCCAGATTTATATCCCCATTTTTCCATGAACTTCACTGGATTATCCTGGGCcactcacaaactctcagcctaaccttggGAAGAACGGAggggtataaatgcaacaaatacataAATTTCCAAGTGTAATAAACAAGATAGTCAACTTGAAATCCCCCCCTCAAAGAGGAAGTTCCCTGGAATTTCCAATGTTAGTTGAGCTCGCTGACTGCTTTTGGACCGTGCACAAAATCAGGCCTTCCTCTGGGTCCTTCTCTTGATCTCACCCTGCAGAAACCATCCCACACCCAGTTCTCTGTTGAAGGCCTGTCCAAACATAGTCACATAGAAAGCACTAGAATTCATTTTCAGGGTCATTCAGCCCTTTGACCCAGAAGTAGGGTGCCTTAATTCAGAAGGTCAGACTGCGCTGCAATTTGAGCAACGGCCGATAGATAACGGGTGAGTTGGTGCCTGTTCTGCTTGTATCTATCATGACTACACcatgagagagaggggtggggagaggtgcaGGCCAGATAATTTAAGCCTCCtatctgcctttttcctcctgtgGTTCTAATCACGCAGAGTTTTATTTCTCCTGGGCTGCCTTCACTAAAACAGCTCTTTATCCTCTGTAACTTTAGGGAGGTATGCATGACtaacacccaccccctgcccaccctGACCGTAGGTGTGAAAGGGCTATGGGGCTGCACAGACTATCTCCCCCTCTACAAATTCAGCTGACATGAGAAAGGAGTCATGTTACACATTTATGGATCTCCTCCGTGCAGGGCAGGAGACGACGACCCTGGTCCAATCGCGGTCCCCTCTAAGCGCACGCAGCAACTTCACGTATGCACTTTCCACACTGGGAGCCACGACGCCTGCTCCTGTGTTCATTCAAATCCGGTGGGGAAGGGTTTGTCTCAACTAGCTCCCTTCTTTAACCGAGTTAACTTCCTATACAGGGAATGGCGATAAGGCCGTTATGTGTGGGGTTAACATCAGGGCAATCAGACCAGggataacattaaaaaaattaaaatggtttttactaaaaacttttgaaaagcagcaATTGTAGTTATTGTAATGATATTTTGCGAGGGCAGAGAacagttttataacagttttaccCAAACAAGAAATttggatttaataataataataataataataataataataataatttatttcttacccgcctctccgattggatcaaggcggggaacaacagcaagcataaaatacataaaataccgattaaaaacataatatatattgtttaaaacatcctaaaagcacactaaaagtatcctaaaattctactggataggcttgccggaagagatcagtcttgatagctttcttgaacgctaaaaGACCGTCAAGCTGACgactctcctccggcaggctattccagtctgggagcagcagacgagaaggtcctctgggtaatggttgtcagcctagtctttgctgactgaagtaaattcttcccagaggacctgagtgtgcggggcggattgtacgggagaaggcgatacaAGCCTGGACCCAAATGATGTAGGGCttgaaaggtgataaccaacactttatacttcacctggaaactaatcggcagccaatgaagagattttaaaactggtgtaatgtggtccctcctaggtgtaccggtgaccaacctggctgccatgttttgaactagttgaagtttccggactgggcacaaaggtagcc carries:
- the LOC134401190 gene encoding uncharacterized protein LOC134401190, coding for MPSVFSVSQIMNGFGALGFPHCVGAVDGTHISIQCPIRQASEYINRKDEYSMILQRTCDHRGRFINAEIGWSGKSHDAYIFANSALCETMDAGLFVPTHLTIRLRGQQIPPLIVADGTYPLREWLMKPYGGAVTPQQAHFNRCLRRARLVVEQEFGRLKGRWRSIGVRLELAEENIPPVISAFVILHNICKTKGHAMLVEAAEHNAVELATLGEPYVNEANRHTREGHKVRDAIKDFLWANRR
- the LOC134401887 gene encoding lymphocyte antigen 6E-like, producing the protein MKASLAILLAACLCVEEAFSLVCWSCDGAESNWGCWRWQICSDSDNYCATTYIGASLGGYSSQSISKGCVPVCPSAGVNIGVAAVSVNCCSSFLCNISGASSVKTNHLVLAVGILASFFYLFGPRL